The proteins below come from a single Maylandia zebra isolate NMK-2024a linkage group LG23, Mzebra_GT3a, whole genome shotgun sequence genomic window:
- the amh gene encoding muellerian-inhibiting factor: protein MLGLLVLYSEALTLCWTLQPAQDPTVTEYSLPSAKTPSSPSAAAAAPHAAPCFVEDIFAALREGVGDSGELTNSSLVLFGFCSQSAHSSASLSLDLANKKSSLEVLHPAAVHVSEEEEQGTITLTFDLPRSPSLRTNPVLLLAFESPLARGDLEVAFTSRSLQPNTQAVCISGDTQYVLLTGKSSEGSVNDRWQITAETKPPHMKQNLKSILIGEKSGSNISMSPLLFFSGGTGTDMRCASGSPPASLQTSFLCEMKRFLGGVLPQEHFASPPLPLDSLQSLPPLSLGLSSSETLLAVMINSTAPTVFGFTSWSSVLPVCHGELALSAALLEELRQKLDQTLVQMTDLIREEEVSPGAKESLGRLKELSALQKKEHATGGSQFRAFLLLKALQTVAQTYDAQRKLRATRADPSSSVRGSVCGLRALTVSLTKLLVGPSSANINNCHGSCAFPLTNGNNHAILLNSHIESGNAGERSPCCVPVAYEALEVVDWNADGTFISIKPDAVARECGCR from the exons ATGTTGGGTCTGCTCGTTCTTTACAGCGAGGCGCTGACGCTCTGCTGGACCCTGCAACCGGCCCAGGACCCCACAGTAACCG AGTACTCACTCCCATCAGCGAAGACCCCATCAtcaccatcagcagcagcagcagcgcctCATGCTGCACCATGCTTCGTGGAGGACATCTTTGCAGCGTTGCGTGAGGGTGTGGGGGACAGCGGCGAACTGACAAACAGCAGTTTGGTTCTGTTTGGATTCTGCTCACAGTCTGCCCACTCATCAGCCTCGCTCTCGTTAGACCTCGCTAACAAGAAGAGCAGCTTGGAGGTTCTGCACCCAGCTGCAG TACATGTatcagaggaagaggagcaaggAACAATCacgctgacctttgacctcccaCGGTCTCCTTCGCTCAGGACGAACCCCGTGCTGCTCTTGGCCTTTGAAAGTCCACTGGCACGAGGAGACCTGGAAGTTGCTTTCACTAGTCGGTCTCTGCAGCCAAACACGCAG GCTGTGTGCATTTCAGGAGACACGCAGTATGTACTGCTGACAGGAAAATCATCAGAGGGGAGCGTTAATGACAGGTGGCAGATTACTGCTGAGACAAAACCCCCTCATATGA AACAAAACCTAAAAAGCATCTTGATTGGTGAAAAATCAGGAAGTAACATCAGCATGAGTCCACTTCTGTTTTTCTCCGGGGGAACGGGAACTGATATGAG ATGTGCTTCGGGCTCGCCCCCGGCATCTCTGCAAACCTCCTTCCTTTGTGAGATGAAACGCTTCCTGGGTGGTGTTCTGCCTCAGGAACACTTCGCATCCCCTCCACTTCCTCTGGACTCCTTACAGTCTCTGCCTCCCCTCTCGCTTGGCTTATCCTCCAGCGAGACCCTGCTGGCAGTAATGATCAACTCCACAGCTCCCACAGTCTTTGGCTTCACGAGCTGGAGCTCTGTGTTGCCGGTGTGCCACGGAGAGCTGGCCCTGTCTGCTGCACTGTTAGAggagctcagacagaaactggacCAGACTTTGGTGCAAATGACAGATCTAATCAGAGAGGAAGAGGTTTCACCGGGAGCCAAGGAGAGCCTGGGGAGGCTCAAAGAACTGAGTGCGTTACAGAAGAAAGAACATGCCACAG GAGGGAGTCAGTTCCGTGCGTTTCTTCTGCTGAAGGCTCTGCAGACGGTGGCCCAAACGTACGACGCGCAAAGAAAACTGCGGGCCACCAGAGCAGACCCCAGTTCGTCAGTGAGGGGCAGCGTCTGTGGGCTGAGGGCTCTCACCGTGTCCCTGACGAAGCTTCTTGTCGGCCCAAGCAGCGCAAACATTAACAATTGCCACGGCTCCTGCGCGTTCCCTCTGACCAACGGCAACAACCACGCCATCCTGCTCAACTCCCACATCGAGAGCGGCAACGCGGGTGAGCGTTCGCCCTGCTGCGTGCCCGTGGCCTACGAAGCTCTGGAGGTGGTGGACTGGAACGCAGATGGGACCTTCATCTCAATCAAGCCAGATGCGGTTGCGAGAGAGTGTGGATGCCGCTAG
- the LOC143415199 gene encoding uncharacterized protein LOC143415199 yields MSYERILCIENLSDVPNPWKGFTVNRCLVAALVVLLVSSGVNEVHDALDYFVEETGVWSFFGSLQSASITQISIWDSFTRWWGSEEVGAIRRRKKPVANKAILKPKIKA; encoded by the exons A TGTCTTATGAGCGGATTCTGTGCATTGAAAATCTGAGCGATGTTCCAAATCCGTGGAAAGGATTCACTGTGAACCGCTGTTTAGTGGCGGCGCTGGTTGTGCTACTGGTGAGCTCAGGAGTTAACGAAGTGCATG ATGCTCTGGACTATTTTGTTGAAGAGACAGGTGTGTGGTCTTTCTTTGGAAGTCTGCAGAGTGCTTCAATAACACAG ATCTCCATATGGGACAGCTTCACCCGGTGGTGGGGATCTGAAGAAGTCGGAGCGATTAGAAGAAGGAAGAAGCCAGTTGCTAATAAAGCAATCCTGAAACCCAAAATCAAAGCATAA
- the oaz1a gene encoding LOW QUALITY PROTEIN: ornithine decarboxylase antizyme 1a (The sequence of the model RefSeq protein was modified relative to this genomic sequence to represent the inferred CDS: deleted 1 base in 1 codon), protein MVKSNLQTILNSHCFAREKERNLPEMPVIEKSSNKPESESISSPLRCSRCCSNPCPGPLWCSDAPLPPLKIPGGRGNDQRDRNLSAKLFYSDAQLLVLEEPSPANSRVRFLLFEPRRSEGKHCVWRAALKGGNLYVEIPPGALPEGSKDSFALLLEFAEEQLQVDHVFICFHKSRDDRASLLRTFSFLGFEIVRPGHPLVPSRPDAFFMAYSIERDSSDDD, encoded by the exons ATGGTTAAATCTAACCTACAGACGATTTTGAATAGTCACTGTTTTGctagagaaaaagagagaaacttACCCGAGATGCCTGTTATCGAGAAGTCCAGTAATAAACCTGAAAGTGAAAG TATCTCAAGTCCTTTGAGGTGCTCCCGCTGTTGCAGTAACCCGTGTCCGGGGCCTCTGTGGTGCTCC GATGCCCCTCTCCCACCCCTGAAGATCCCAGGTGGGCGAGGGAATGACCAACGGGATCGCAATCTTTCAGCTAAGCTGTTCTATTCT GATGCTCAGTTGCTGGTTCTTGAGGAACCTTCCCCTGCCAATAGCAGAGTGCGCTTCTTACTCTTTGAGCCCCGGCGCTCCGAAGGAAAGCACTGTGTATGGAGGGCGGCGCTGAAAGGAGGAAACCTGTACGTTGAAATCCCTCCTGGAGCTTTGCCCGAGGGCAGCAAAGACAG TTTTGCCCTTCTGCTGGAGTTTGCAGAAGAGCAGCTGCAGGTTGACCACGTTTTCATCTGTTTTCACAAGAGCCGTGATGATAGAG CATCCTTGCTGCGTACATTCAGTTTCCTGGGCTTTGAGATTGTGAGACCAGGTCATCCCCTCGTCCCTTCCCGCCCTGACGCTTTCTTCATGGCTTACAGCATCGAGCGTGACTCTTCAGATGATGATTAA